Proteins from one Mustela erminea isolate mMusErm1 chromosome 20, mMusErm1.Pri, whole genome shotgun sequence genomic window:
- the RMI2 gene encoding recQ-mediated genome instability protein 2, producing MAAAAAAAPAGDSAAGGGPAAVRLPRSPPLKVLAEQLRRDAEGGPGAWRLSRAATGRGPLELVTVWMQGTVVAAGGGEARLRDPSGAFSVRGLERVPRGRPCLVPGKYVMVMGVVQECSPEPCLQAVKMTDLSDNPIHESMWELEVEDLQRHLP from the exons atggcggccgcggcggcggccgCACCGGCCGGGGACTCGGCTGCCGGCGGCGGCCCAGCGGCCGTGCGGCTGCCGCGGTCACCGCCGCTCAAAGTCCTGGCGGAGCAGCTGCGGCGCGACGCGGAGGGCGGCCCGGGTGCGTGGCGGCTGTCGCGGGCGGCGACCGGCCGCGGGCCCCTGGAGCTGGTGACCGTGTGGATGCAGGGCACGGTGgtggcggcgggcggcggcgagGCGCGGCTGCGGGACCCGAGCGGGGCCTTCTCGGTGCGCGGCCTGGAGCGGGTGCCGCGCGGGCGGCCCTGCCTCGTCCCAG GGAAGTATGTGATGGTAATGGGAGTGGTGCAGGAGTGCAGCCCTGAGCCGTGCCTTCAGGCTGTGAAGATGACAGATCTCTCCGATAACCCCATCCACGAAAGCATGTGGGAGCTAGAAGTGGAGGATTTACAGAGGCATCTTCCATAG